The region GCCAGCGATAACGCAGGCCCCAGGGCAACGCGAAAGGAGCTGGCCTGCGTGCGCATCCCGCCATCCAGCAGGATAATCGCCAGCGCCAGGTTACTCACCATGTAGGCAAAAGGGTAGTTATCGAAAGGAATTCCCCCGATGCCATCCACGCCCGCTAACATACCAATAGCGAGAAATATCACCAGAATAGGGATACCAAGACGTGATGAGAATGAACTGAGCAAGATACTGCAGGTGACGAGAACGGAACCCAAAATAAAAAGGCTAATAATTGCTGCGGCATCCAACGTTCGGTTACTCCTGAATTACGCTGTTTCGTATTAATAAACCCTAACATAATAACGACAGAAACAGCGTTTTACTTAGCCCTGATAACAGGTTTTTTTACGATTTCAGGACGGGATGGCCTGAGAGGGTGAGCTGAGTGCCATTTTTATCATTTTTCAGTACCGCATTTGCGCCTAAAGGCAGGGTAACGGTGCGTTGTTCATGGCCAAAATCGAGGCCGCTGATCACAGGAATCGCCAGTTTAGCGCGCAAAAATGTGCAGACGGAGTCCAGATCGTATCCGGCATCGTAATCATTCGGTGCACTGCCGCTAAAACTGCCGAGGATAATGGCGTTCTGGCGAGCTAAAATCCCCGCGTGATACAACTGCAGGAGCATACGCTCAACGCGGAATGGATGCTCATTGATGTCTTCCAGCACCAGAATACCGTTATCAATCGCGGGCATCCACGGCGTGCCCATCAGCGAAATAATCATCGCCAGATTCCCTCCCCACAGCGTGCCTTCTGTCGCACATGCCGGGCCTTGTCCCTGCCAGTCGATGGTGAAACGGGCATTGCGCAGCGCCCGCCAGAAATGCTCTTCGGTAAAGTCGTTCAGCGCTTCAGAGCCGAAGTTTGCCGCCAGCATCGGGCCGCTGAAGGTGACAACATTGCCCTGCGCCAGCAAACCGCACTGGATGGCCGTAAAATCGCTGTGTCCGCAGATTAGCAGCGGATTGTGTTGCTGGCGGGTGGCAAGCGCCTGCCAGTGAATATCTTCCAACAAACGGCTCGCACCGTAGCCGCCACGCACGGGCATCACTATGGTATCGGCTGTTTTCAGGTCAACGAGTGAATTGACATCCGCCAGACGCTCGGCTTCTGTTCCAGCAAAACGCTGGTGACGACGCGCTATCACCGTCGAATTTTCGACCTGATGACCCGCCTCGGTCAGCCGCTGGAGGCCGCGTAATGCGGCTTGTTGGTTGATGCAGTAACCCGAAGGGGCAATTAAGTGAAACCGGGACATGGCATTTCCTTGCTACAACTAAAACCAAATGTATATCATGCCGCGTAGGTATGTCGTTGTCACCTCAGCGACAGGTTCCGGCTATAAGGATAGATGACGTGAAATTGAGATGGTTTGCTTTTTTGGTTGTATTACTTGCGGGCTGTAGCTCAAAACAGGATTACAAAAATCCGCCATGGAATGCCGAAGTTCCGGTAAAACGCGCGATGCAATGGATGCCGATCAGTGAAAAAGCCGGTGCGGCCTGGGGCGTCAGCCCACAATTGATCACGGCGATTATCGCGATTGAATCAGGCGGTAACCCGAACGCGGTCAGTAAATCTAATGCGGTTGGGCTGATGCAGTTAAAAGCTTCCACGTCAGGACGGGATGTGTATCGTCGTATGGGATGGAGCGGTGAGCCTTCGACCAGCGAACTGAAAAATCCCGAGCGTAACATCTCAATGGGCGCTGCCTATCTGAGTATTCTGGAAACCGGACCGCTGGCCGGCATTGAAGATCCGCAGGTGATGCAATATGCCCTGGTAGTCTCTTACGCCAACGGCGCTGGTGCGCTTCTGCGGACATTCTCATCCGACAGGAAAAAAGCGATCAGCAAAATCAACGATCTCAGCGCGGATGAGTTCGTCGAACATGTTGCAGATAATCATCCTGCGCCACAGGCTCCGCGCTATATCTGGAAGCTTCAGCAAGCGCTGGATGCCATGTAGTTATCCTGAAATTATTCGCGCACCTTATTCGATTTTTCCCGGGCTTCGCGCTCGAGTGAAAAGATAATCCGCTGTAACTGCCGCTCCACTGCCGGGCTAACGTTGAGAAAACGTAAGCTCAGGCGGGGAGTGGTGATGGTTTCATTTTTCCCGTCGATAACCTTGCGCTCGCTGATTGAGATAAGCTGGGCATCAACGTGGTATACCCCCCATTGCTCCATGTTCAGTTCAATCTGCGAAAAACGCATCCCTTCCGTTAACCCCTCAGGCTTTGGCCCATCCAATAATGCTCCCATTCCACCGAGCGACAAATCGAAGAGGCGAAAACGCAAAAGGCTGTTGTCCGGCATTTTTGCCGAGCAGTGATAGGGCGGATGCAATGGCGCACCGATGCGGAAAAACTCTCTACGCTGGACGAACCACAGCGTAGGCGGGAGCGCTGAGACAAAGGCTGGCAACCGTTGATACTCGCCTTTCTTGAGCTGCGGCAGGGTGAATTCAACTTTGGCTCCCTGCGTTTCGGCGATAATCGAGATCTGGCTAGCTCGCTGCACGGCCTGGTTCTCATATTCCTGACTGCCAAAATCCATGATCAGTTCGTCCGGGTTAACCGCGAGGATCTTGCTGATGAACTGTCCTCCTGCCCATGAAATGCGCAGAGGAACCTGCTGGCTATTCAAGTCCCGGAGTATGCCTAACACCGCTAATGGATTTTGCTTCAGGAACTGCTCATTGTAGTTGCTCACACCTAATGACCCCTGGATGCTGGTTATCGTTGAATTATCGGCATCGCACGACGGAACTTAATACAAATGGATGAAATTTTTTTACCAAACCCAACGAATTAAGTCTGCCGACAAAAAGCACGACGCCCAGGCTTGCCTATACTTATATCTGCTGGCGCAGGAATGTCTTGCGTGTGCGTTCACTGGAAAGAGGGCCTGAAAATGGGAATTATTGCCTGGATTATTTTTGGTCTCATTGCAGGGGTTATTGCCAAACTGATTATGCCGGGACGTGATGGCGGTGGGTTTATCCTGACCTGCATTCTCGGGATTGTCGGGGCCGTCGTCGGTGGATGGCTGGCAACGATGTTTGGTATTGGCGGTGATATCAGCGGATTTAATCTCCACAGTTTCCTGGTGGCTGTCGTCGGCGCGATTCTCGTGCTGGGCATTTTCCGGCTTGTGCGCCGAGATTAACAGAACGGCCCCTACGGGGGCCGTTTACTTCTCTGAATAGCTGGTCGTTAGAACGTATACTCTACTCCCGCCCAGTAATTGCGGCCTTCTTCAATAAATCCTTCGCTATACGCGTAGTGTGTATCAAATACGTTATTCACCGACGCATTAATGCTGAACCCATGGCCGAGGGTGTAGTCCGCGCGTAAATGCGTAATGGCGAAGCCGCCCGCTTTTTGTGAACCATCGGTATTACTGTAGCTGGAGGAACGAGCCTCTTCAGAGAGTGTAATGCTGAGCGGATCCCACGGTTTGAGAGTCATCCAGGCGGTGAGCGTTTGCGTTGGCAGGTCGGTTATCTTGCCGATATCACTGCGTTTGGCATCAGCATGAATGAGGCCGTAACTTAATCCGACATCCAGCATATCAAAGACTTTACCTTTGACGCCCACATCCAGGCCGGTGTAATCCACCTGACCGCTGTTTTGGTTCTGGATAGTATCGGCATCAATATTGTGTGAAAGAATCGCGTCGGTAATGCGGTTGTAATATACGCTGGCTTCGAATCCCCACGCTTTGCTGAATGAACCGTTCCACGTAAGGTCTACGCTGCGGGCGCGTTCAGGTTTTAGCTGTGGATTGACCAGCGCAACCTGGTTATAGGCCGGTTTTGAGGTCGTGTAGCGCTCTTTCAGCGTGGGAAACCGCGTTCTGTCAGAGTAAGACAGCGCTAATGTGTCGGTATTTTCAAAGTGATATTTCGTCATTACCTGCCAGTTAAAGGCTGACTGGTTGTTATCGTCATAATGGGTAATGCTGCCATTTTTCTCGTGCTTCATCCCTTCCAGACTGTCACGCCAGTCGTAGCTTATTCCTGCTACCACATCGACATTGTCTGCTGCCGCCCACTGGTATTCACTGGCCGCAGACCAGGTGCGGTCTTCATAGCGATCGTAAGCCGCGTTTGGCGCGCCTTTTTCGCGATGAACATCATCTTTCCAGTTAACAGCAAAGGAAAGCAGATCGTTCTCGCGCATATCGGCGGAAAGCTGCAACCCTGCACCATCACTGTAATCAGAATAATGACTGTAGCTGCCTTTCTTATTTTTTAAATCAGCAAGGGAGTTGTACATCATCAGTGTATTTTCAAAAGTATCACGGTACAGACGGCTTTTTAGCGTAAAGCGATCGCCCAGATGGGTCGTGCCCTGATAGTAATAACTCTCTTTATCGTATTGCGGCCATTGCCAGTAACGTGATTTCTGGCTGCTGGTTCCGGCGTAGGGCGGATTATCTTTTTCGCCGTCCTGATTAATATACGTCAGGACATATTCATCATCGCCACGCGGGGTAAAACCCAGCTTCACGATGCCACGCTTATCATCGGCAGATGAATTGATCATCTTGCCGTTGCTGCCCGCTACGGGGTTATCCACGCCGTGGGGTAAACCAAGAAAATCTTGTTTCAGTTGACTACCGCTAAGCTGGATATATCCAAGATCGTTGCTGGCACCAAATGAAGCGTGCATATCGTGGGCGTTGTCTTTGCTGCGGCTCCAACCCTGACGATATCCCAGACCCCCTTCAATGGGTTTCATGGGCTTTTTCGTGGTGATATTGATTGCTCCGCCCATCTGGTTTGGACCCTGCAACAGCGAAGAATAACCTTTGGAAACTTCCACAGAAGCGATATCAGAGGTGAGAAAACGGCCTAAATCGAGGTTACCGTCGTAGGGGATATAGATCGGCACGCCGTCGAAAAATACCGGTACCTGACGGCTGTCAAAACCGCGTACTTTCACCTGTTGCTCATTGCGGTTACCCGATTTTTGCAGCACCACGCCGGGGACGACGCTCAGCGCTTGTGCCACATTCTGTTTATCCAGTTGCTGTATTGTTTCCTGGCCGAGAACCGTGGTTGTTGCGGCGGAAGCCGGGCTGGACCAGACGGTCATGGTTTCGCTTTCCTGCCCGGCAAAAGCACTCTGTGTGAAAGCAAGCGACAGCGCCGTGTAAAGACAACTCTTGTTGAAATTCATTATTTTCAGTCCATTTATGAATGTTGAATACCGCGTGCGTCCGGGCTCAGGGTAACTTTGATATCCGCGGGTGGGGCGTAGTAAGGCGCGGAAGTGATAAAGAGTCTGATGCCACAATCGAGGTAACTCGCCAGAGTGGCGAGGGTAATGCCGCCAGTCAGCGCCAGCGTGCAATGGGGGGCCAGAGAAGGTGCCTGACGTGCAATTTCTGCAGCCTGAACGGGGGTAAATTTGTCGAGCTGCAAAACATCAGGCGCGGCGTGTAGCGCAGCCAGCGCTTGCGCAGGCGTATCGGCTTCGACCACAATTTTCTTTTCCGGTGCCTGGCGGCGCAATTGCGTAATGGCCGCCGTCCAGTCGCTTTCATCACTCAGAAAACGGCGATGATTCGCGAACAGCAGTACGGTTTCGGCACATCCTCCGCGGTGGATAATGCCTCCAGCGGCGAGTACCGCTTGCGTGGCCAGCATTCGGGTGCCGGGAATGGCTTTGCGGGTACAGGCTATCTGTGCTTCGGGATAACGGCTGCGGGCAAGGGTCAACATCTTGTCGAGATAGTCTGATACGCCGCAACTCCATTCCAGCACATTCTGTACCGCCTTCCAGCCCTGATGCAGCGCCGCCGCGTTGCCACATGCGCGAACCAGTCGCTGTCCGGTGT is a window of Citrobacter sp. Marseille-Q6884 DNA encoding:
- the ldcA gene encoding muramoyltetrapeptide carboxypeptidase, which gives rise to MSRFHLIAPSGYCINQQAALRGLQRLTEAGHQVENSTVIARRHQRFAGTEAERLADVNSLVDLKTADTIVMPVRGGYGASRLLEDIHWQALATRQQHNPLLICGHSDFTAIQCGLLAQGNVVTFSGPMLAANFGSEALNDFTEEHFWRALRNARFTIDWQGQGPACATEGTLWGGNLAMIISLMGTPWMPAIDNGILVLEDINEHPFRVERMLLQLYHAGILARQNAIILGSFSGSAPNDYDAGYDLDSVCTFLRAKLAIPVISGLDFGHEQRTVTLPLGANAVLKNDKNGTQLTLSGHPVLKS
- the emtA gene encoding membrane-bound lytic murein transglycosylase EmtA, which encodes MKLRWFAFLVVLLAGCSSKQDYKNPPWNAEVPVKRAMQWMPISEKAGAAWGVSPQLITAIIAIESGGNPNAVSKSNAVGLMQLKASTSGRDVYRRMGWSGEPSTSELKNPERNISMGAAYLSILETGPLAGIEDPQVMQYALVVSYANGAGALLRTFSSDRKKAISKINDLSADEFVEHVADNHPAPQAPRYIWKLQQALDAM
- a CDS encoding flagellar brake protein, with protein sequence MSNYNEQFLKQNPLAVLGILRDLNSQQVPLRISWAGGQFISKILAVNPDELIMDFGSQEYENQAVQRASQISIIAETQGAKVEFTLPQLKKGEYQRLPAFVSALPPTLWFVQRREFFRIGAPLHPPYHCSAKMPDNSLLRFRLFDLSLGGMGALLDGPKPEGLTEGMRFSQIELNMEQWGVYHVDAQLISISERKVIDGKNETITTPRLSLRFLNVSPAVERQLQRIIFSLEREAREKSNKVRE
- a CDS encoding GlsB/YeaQ/YmgE family stress response membrane protein, producing MGIIAWIIFGLIAGVIAKLIMPGRDGGGFILTCILGIVGAVVGGWLATMFGIGGDISGFNLHSFLVAVVGAILVLGIFRLVRRD
- a CDS encoding TonB-dependent receptor plug domain-containing protein, whose product is MNFNKSCLYTALSLAFTQSAFAGQESETMTVWSSPASAATTTVLGQETIQQLDKQNVAQALSVVPGVVLQKSGNRNEQQVKVRGFDSRQVPVFFDGVPIYIPYDGNLDLGRFLTSDIASVEVSKGYSSLLQGPNQMGGAINITTKKPMKPIEGGLGYRQGWSRSKDNAHDMHASFGASNDLGYIQLSGSQLKQDFLGLPHGVDNPVAGSNGKMINSSADDKRGIVKLGFTPRGDDEYVLTYINQDGEKDNPPYAGTSSQKSRYWQWPQYDKESYYYQGTTHLGDRFTLKSRLYRDTFENTLMMYNSLADLKNKKGSYSHYSDYSDGAGLQLSADMRENDLLSFAVNWKDDVHREKGAPNAAYDRYEDRTWSAASEYQWAAADNVDVVAGISYDWRDSLEGMKHEKNGSITHYDDNNQSAFNWQVMTKYHFENTDTLALSYSDRTRFPTLKERYTTSKPAYNQVALVNPQLKPERARSVDLTWNGSFSKAWGFEASVYYNRITDAILSHNIDADTIQNQNSGQVDYTGLDVGVKGKVFDMLDVGLSYGLIHADAKRSDIGKITDLPTQTLTAWMTLKPWDPLSITLSEEARSSSYSNTDGSQKAGGFAITHLRADYTLGHGFSINASVNNVFDTHYAYSEGFIEEGRNYWAGVEYTF
- the modD gene encoding ModD protein; the protein is MIYFSQAQIDALLLEDIQGGDLTTRALGIGTQPGVMEFYHRKGGCVSGTAVARQMLISLGLTVTDLLVDGEQANTGQRLVRACGNAAALHQGWKAVQNVLEWSCGVSDYLDKMLTLARSRYPEAQIACTRKAIPGTRMLATQAVLAAGGIIHRGGCAETVLLFANHRRFLSDESDWTAAITQLRRQAPEKKIVVEADTPAQALAALHAAPDVLQLDKFTPVQAAEIARQAPSLAPHCTLALTGGITLATLASYLDCGIRLFITSAPYYAPPADIKVTLSPDARGIQHS